In the Desulfobulbaceae bacterium genome, one interval contains:
- a CDS encoding PAS domain-containing protein, protein MSAKYPLTTLSDTILDSIADGVFTVDPELNITFFNKSAEKITGVSQKEAIGQKCFDVFRANICQSTCAIKQSIQSGKEVINLSINILNSRDCKIPISVSTSVLRDEAGNIIGGVSTFRDMSTIENLRKELTQQYIFEDIISKNHKIRQILSTLPDIATSNSTVLIEGPSGAGKELFSQAIHTLSNRKGKFIALNCAALPDSLLESELFGYKKGAFTEAKKDKKGRFALAEKGTIFLDEIGDISPALQLRLLRVLQEKEYEPLGGTVTEKADVRVVAATNKCLADLVGCGHFRDDLFFRLNVIKIVIPPLHERKEDIPLLVEHFLSKFNAIKEREIESVNQEVMSMLMKYDYPGNIRELENIIEYCFVLCHDRVISKKHLPAEFAECMTEISCEPKKRSHAPLPEAEAAVILDALQKFNGCRMVTAEYLGIEKTTLWRKMKRYGIDFAPEKIKSH, encoded by the coding sequence ATGAGTGCAAAGTATCCTCTCACCACCCTAAGCGACACCATCCTCGACTCAATCGCCGATGGTGTTTTCACAGTAGATCCGGAACTTAATATAACATTCTTCAACAAGTCCGCTGAGAAGATTACCGGTGTCAGCCAGAAAGAGGCCATTGGCCAAAAATGCTTCGATGTCTTCCGCGCCAATATCTGCCAATCAACCTGTGCCATCAAACAATCTATCCAGAGTGGCAAAGAGGTCATTAACCTCAGCATCAATATATTAAACTCGAGAGACTGCAAAATCCCTATCAGTGTCTCTACCTCAGTCCTCAGAGACGAGGCAGGCAACATCATTGGAGGAGTTTCTACCTTCCGGGACATGTCGACCATTGAGAACCTGCGCAAGGAACTGACCCAACAATACATATTTGAAGATATCATCAGCAAAAACCACAAGATACGTCAAATCCTATCCACTCTACCCGACATCGCCACCAGCAACAGTACCGTACTCATCGAAGGCCCAAGCGGTGCAGGAAAAGAGCTTTTCTCCCAAGCTATCCACACGTTAAGCAATCGCAAAGGGAAATTCATCGCCTTAAATTGCGCAGCTCTACCTGACAGTCTTCTGGAATCAGAACTCTTTGGGTACAAAAAAGGAGCATTCACCGAAGCAAAAAAAGACAAGAAGGGCCGTTTTGCCCTGGCAGAAAAAGGAACAATTTTTCTTGATGAAATCGGGGACATATCACCTGCATTACAACTGAGACTGCTCCGAGTGCTCCAGGAAAAAGAGTACGAACCTCTAGGTGGAACCGTTACCGAAAAAGCCGATGTCCGAGTGGTGGCCGCCACCAATAAATGTCTTGCAGACCTTGTTGGATGTGGCCACTTTCGAGACGATCTTTTTTTCAGGCTGAACGTAATTAAGATAGTTATTCCACCACTTCACGAGCGTAAAGAAGACATCCCCCTTCTTGTCGAACACTTCCTCTCGAAGTTTAATGCTATTAAGGAACGGGAAATAGAATCGGTGAACCAGGAAGTAATGTCCATGCTCATGAAGTATGATTATCCAGGCAATATCAGAGAGTTAGAAAATATCATAGAATACTGTTTCGTGCTCTGTCATGATCGTGTAATCAGCAAAAAACACCTCCCTGCTGAATTCGCCGAATGTATGACCGAGATCTCCTGCGAGCCCAAAAAGCGCTCCCACGCACCACTTCCAGAGGCCGAAGCCGCAGTAATCCTGGATGCCTTGCAAAAATTCAACGGTTGCCGAATGGTGACAGCAGAATATCTCGGTATCGAAAAAACAACCCTCTGGCGAAAAATGAAACGTTACGGAATCGATTTTGCCCCGGAAAAAATAAAAAGCCACTGA
- a CDS encoding formylmethanofuran dehydrogenase, which yields MESFETLLDKATAIHGHLCAGQVIGVRMAMLGLQHIGINDPKGVDRKKLYVLVEIDRCATDAIQTVTGCSLGKRSLKWVDNGIMAATFVNLESGQAVRILAREESREAAKKYRPDVTDKYAQQLEAYRVMEEDELFQVQKVVVTIPTRDMPGRPQRRVQCENCKEWVQDGRDINQTEKTLCRNCAQGAYFTLR from the coding sequence ATGGAATCTTTTGAAACTTTACTTGACAAAGCAACCGCCATCCACGGACATCTCTGCGCAGGCCAGGTCATTGGCGTTCGCATGGCCATGCTCGGCCTACAACACATCGGGATTAACGACCCCAAAGGCGTTGACAGAAAAAAACTCTATGTCCTGGTTGAAATTGACCGCTGCGCCACCGACGCCATCCAAACCGTCACCGGCTGCTCACTCGGCAAACGATCCTTAAAATGGGTCGACAACGGCATCATGGCCGCCACTTTTGTCAACCTGGAATCAGGGCAGGCAGTGCGGATACTGGCGCGAGAGGAGTCAAGGGAGGCCGCCAAAAAATACCGTCCCGATGTCACAGACAAGTATGCCCAACAACTTGAGGCCTACCGGGTGATGGAGGAGGATGAGCTGTTTCAAGTCCAAAAGGTTGTGGTGACCATTCCCACAAGGGACATGCCAGGACGACCGCAGAGAAGAGTGCAATGTGAAAACTGCAAGGAATGGGTCCAAGACGGACGCGACATCAATCAGACAGAAAAAACCCTCTGCCGCAACTGCGCACAAGGTGCTTACTTCACACTACGATGA
- a CDS encoding molybdopterin-binding protein, producing MRQKTIPVNQAVGMVLPHDITEIRPGNFKGRAFKKGHIIRPEDIAHLQRLGKDHIYVLSLEENQIHENEAAEILATAIAGQGVSTDGEPKEGKINLIANHDGLLKIRTAALFQFNLLGEVMCATLHSNTQVKKGEKVAATRLIPLIGERELVTEAAGIAESVEGLVSVLPIRPAKAGLVITGNEVFHNRIKDAFEPILRSKLTNLGSEVIMVCFAPDNAEIIAREIHTCLEAGADLIITSGGMSVDPDDVTRAGIALAGANNIVYGTPVLPGAMFLSGTIGSIPILGLPACGMFESITVFDLILPRILTGESITRKTIAAMGHGGLCRRCTPCNFPECGFGR from the coding sequence ATGAGACAGAAAACTATCCCAGTAAACCAAGCCGTCGGCATGGTCCTCCCCCATGACATCACCGAAATCAGACCAGGCAACTTCAAAGGGAGAGCCTTCAAGAAAGGACACATCATCCGACCAGAGGACATAGCCCATTTACAACGGCTTGGCAAAGACCATATATACGTTCTGAGTCTGGAGGAAAATCAAATTCACGAAAACGAGGCTGCCGAAATTCTTGCGACAGCGATTGCCGGACAAGGGGTTTCAACTGATGGTGAACCAAAAGAAGGAAAAATCAACCTGATTGCTAATCATGATGGCCTTCTCAAGATTCGAACTGCGGCCCTTTTTCAGTTCAACCTCTTGGGAGAAGTGATGTGCGCCACCCTGCATAGCAACACCCAAGTAAAGAAAGGCGAAAAAGTTGCCGCCACCCGGCTAATCCCCCTGATCGGGGAGCGAGAGCTTGTTACAGAAGCCGCTGGCATTGCCGAATCCGTTGAAGGCCTTGTTTCGGTCCTCCCCATCAGACCCGCCAAAGCCGGGCTCGTCATCACCGGCAACGAAGTATTCCATAACCGGATCAAAGACGCCTTTGAGCCGATTCTGCGCAGCAAACTAACCAACCTCGGTTCAGAAGTAATTATGGTATGTTTCGCACCCGATAATGCCGAAATCATCGCCAGGGAAATCCACACCTGCCTTGAAGCCGGGGCCGACCTCATCATCACCTCAGGGGGGATGTCAGTGGACCCCGATGACGTTACCCGTGCCGGAATCGCTTTAGCCGGGGCCAACAATATCGTCTACGGAACTCCGGTCCTCCCTGGCGCCATGTTCCTGTCCGGGACAATCGGCTCCATCCCCATTCTCGGACTCCCCGCTTGTGGTATGTTCGAAAGCATCACCGTCTTCGACCTGATCCTCCCGCGCATCCTAACCGGCGAGTCGATTACCCGCAAAACTATCGCGGCAATGGGACACGGCGGGCTCTGTCGACGCTGCACCCCCTGCAATTTTCCTGAGTGCGGGTTCGGCAGATAG
- a CDS encoding DEAD/DEAH box helicase encodes MNFNEFTFHPHVMKGIQAAGYQIPTPIQIQAIPAVIEGKDVMGLAQTGTGKTAAFALPILHRLVEGERGVVRALVIAPTRELAEQIHEAFTVLGAETGLRSVTVYGGVTIGPQIAKIKRGAEIVVACPGRLLDHLTQKTISLSRLEVLVLDEADHMFDMGFFPDIRRIMQHLPRQRQTLMFSATMPDEIRRMALDVLNKPITVQVGSTAPAVTVSHALYPVKPHLKTALLVELLRHTSTDSVLVFTRTKHRAKRIGEQLEKKGFSAASIQGNLSQNRRQEALNGFRDGTFQILVATDIAARGIDVSQVSHVINYDIPSTPEAYIHRIGRTGRAARSGDAFTLVSDEDVDMIRAIERVLGARIKSCVVEGFDYDAPMPKINQEFVRPPRQAQPRRKPATPGKSAASRSDRLGSPSQPKTGDARPSRGPRPSGQGHGHSPGGANIQPKRAGSVRRGRA; translated from the coding sequence ATGAATTTTAACGAATTTACGTTTCACCCCCACGTCATGAAAGGCATTCAAGCAGCTGGTTATCAAATTCCTACCCCTATTCAGATCCAGGCGATCCCTGCGGTGATTGAGGGTAAGGATGTTATGGGTCTGGCCCAAACTGGCACCGGTAAGACGGCAGCATTTGCTTTGCCGATTTTGCATCGTCTGGTGGAGGGTGAGCGCGGGGTTGTCCGTGCTTTGGTCATTGCTCCTACCCGCGAATTGGCGGAACAGATCCATGAGGCTTTCACTGTTTTAGGAGCGGAGACCGGCTTGCGGAGCGTTACGGTCTATGGTGGGGTGACAATTGGGCCACAGATAGCAAAGATCAAGAGGGGGGCTGAGATTGTTGTGGCTTGTCCCGGTCGGCTTCTCGACCACCTTACTCAGAAGACGATCTCTCTTTCCCGTCTTGAAGTCTTGGTTCTTGATGAAGCAGACCATATGTTTGACATGGGGTTTTTTCCGGACATTAGGCGGATCATGCAGCATCTGCCTCGTCAGCGTCAAACGTTGATGTTTTCCGCCACAATGCCTGATGAGATCCGTCGTATGGCCCTTGACGTGCTGAATAAGCCGATCACCGTTCAGGTTGGGAGCACCGCTCCAGCGGTTACTGTCAGTCACGCCCTTTACCCGGTTAAGCCGCACTTGAAGACAGCTCTGCTTGTTGAGTTGTTGCGCCATACCAGTACTGATTCTGTATTGGTCTTTACTCGGACCAAGCATCGTGCCAAAAGAATAGGTGAGCAGTTGGAGAAGAAGGGGTTCTCGGCTGCTTCAATCCAAGGGAATCTGTCACAGAATCGACGCCAGGAGGCCTTGAACGGTTTTCGGGACGGGACTTTTCAGATTTTGGTCGCGACCGATATTGCTGCCCGGGGAATTGATGTCAGTCAAGTCTCCCACGTCATAAATTACGATATTCCAAGCACCCCCGAGGCATATATCCATCGAATCGGCCGTACCGGCCGTGCAGCACGGAGTGGAGATGCCTTTACTTTGGTGAGTGATGAAGATGTCGATATGATCCGTGCTATTGAACGGGTTCTTGGAGCCCGCATTAAAAGTTGTGTTGTCGAAGGGTTTGATTATGACGCGCCGATGCCGAAAATTAATCAGGAGTTTGTTCGGCCACCGAGGCAGGCTCAGCCCAGACGTAAACCCGCCACACCAGGAAAGAGTGCTGCCTCGCGTAGTGATAGATTAGGAAGCCCATCGCAGCCAAAGACGGGCGATGCTCGACCGAGTCGCGGCCCTAGGCCTTCTGGACAGGGGCATGGCCATTCGCCTGGGGGGGCGAATATTCAGCCGAAACGCGCCGGTAGTGTTCGACGTGGCAGGGCGTAG